A DNA window from Drosophila sechellia strain sech25 chromosome X, ASM438219v1, whole genome shotgun sequence contains the following coding sequences:
- the LOC6615244 gene encoding protein amalgam isoform X3 produces the protein MMNFLVVKESGERIADISCSQEHTTTQYSPKLSQVAKHRKLAQLEIASGSGLLGSGTGTGTGSGCGPAIRWQLLLLLLLCNCIDLTVSNKISSVGAFEPDFVIPLENVTIAQGRDATFTCVVNNLGGHRVSGDGSSAPAKVAWIKADAKAILAIHEHVITNNDRLSVQHNDYNTWTLNIRGVKMEDAGKYMCQVNTDPMKMQTATLEVVIPPDIINEETSGDMMVPEGGSAKLVCRARGHPKPKITWRREDGREIIARNGSHQKTKDNCRRIELHMYTII, from the exons ATGATGAACTTTCTGGTGGTGAAGGAGAGCGGCGAGCGGATCGCCGACATCAGCTGTAGCCAGGAGCATACTACTACCCAATATTCACCAAAACTGTCCCAAGTAGCCAAGCATCGCAAGCTGGCGCAGCTCGAGATTGCATCAGGATCGGGATTGTTGGGATCAGGAACGGGAACCGGAACCGGAAGTGGGTGCGGTCCAGCTATTCGGTGGCAGCTACTGCTACTGCTTCTGCTCTGTAACTGCATTG ATCTTACCGTTTCGAACAAAATCTCCTCAGTGGGCGCCTTCGAGCCGGACTTTGTGATTCCGCTGGAGAACGTGACCATCGCACAAGGTCGGGACGCGACCTTCACGTGCGTGGTGAACAATCTCGGGGGTCATCGGGTGAGTGGTGACGGTTCGTCAGCCCCAGCCAAG GTCGCCTGGATTAAGGCCGATGCCAAGGCAATTCTGGCCATTCACGAGCACGTGATAACCAACAATGATCGATTATCGGTGCAGCACAACGACTACAACACATGGACGCTCAACATACGCGGCGTCAAAATGGAGGACGCCGGCAAATACATGTGTCAGGTCAACACGGATCCCATGAAGATGCAG ACGGCCACCTTGGAAGTGGTCATCCCACCGGACATTATAAACGAAGAGACCTCCGGAGACATGATGGTCCCTGAGGGCGGATCCGCCAAGCTCGTTTGCCGAGCACGTGGTCATCCGAAGCCGAAGATCACGTGGCGACGAGAAGATGGCAGGGAGATTATTGCCCGCAACGGCTCGCACCAGAAAACCAAAG ACAACTGCAGACGCATCGAACTACACATGTACAcaattatttaa